Proteins encoded together in one Oncorhynchus tshawytscha isolate Ot180627B unplaced genomic scaffold, Otsh_v2.0 Un_scaffold_1746_pilon_pilon, whole genome shotgun sequence window:
- the fam114a1 gene encoding protein NOXP20 isoform X5 has protein sequence MAGEDVTRDDRDEPPIDQSGDGGMQDQVTECGQLVSLEAETAAAEGEEEESLQVKGKGWGGWGSWGKSLLTSATSTVGNSLTSVKEKAGTLRLHRTSVGEEVREEGEEERKEGGEEEEDSCPQSALVTTPPPSRGVLSTITHAGKSVISGGLDALEFIGKRTMTVLAETDPGFRKTKILMQRTVSLSQMLKDAKEKERARLSCQPISEPTAHYGILFDDYQGLSHLEALEILANESEAKVQSFLSSLEEEDQEERKKELIAIKDIFVSHTGEEEEGEGEEKKEGEEKKDRGDLSPQCSTPLSADGEEFVSVLTELLFELHVAATPDKLNKARMRAHDWVREVEKPVIVTETIGGATEERGEPETREGDEEKKEGEELKEKKEEEELKEKKEGEELKEKKEGEEIKENEEERQSRSVEAVYLCSVGSLAEVTARSIEQLHKVAELILHGQDLEKPARDQAHILTRLTCAMCREVGCLARKFSGTLLTVGVQRKAEELNPLVDSVLLEGSNSTTYIQNAFQLLLPVLQMSHIQTQSSRTRTEPQP, from the exons ATGGCAGGAGAGGACGTGACCAGGGACGACAGAGATGAGCCTCCTATTGACCAATCAGGGGACGGCGGCATGCAGGATCAGGTGACTGAGTGTGGCCAATTGGTGAGCCTGGAGGCGGAGACCGCTGCTGCcgagggggaggaagag gagtctCTTCAGGTCAAGGGGAAAGGTTGGGGTGGATGGGGCTCCTGGGGGAAGTCTCTACTGACCAGTGCCACGTCTACTGTGG gtAACAGTCTAACTTCAGTAAAGGAGAAGGCCGGAACTCTGCGTCTTCACAGGACTTCAGTAGGAGAGGAGgtgcgagaggagggagaggaggagaggaaggagggaggagaggaagaggaggatagcTGTCCTCAGTCAGCCCTGGTCACTACTCCACCACCAAGCAGAGGAGTACTGTCTACCATCACACAcgct GGTAAATCAGTGATCAGTGGAGGTCTCGATGCCTTAGAGTTCATCGGTAAGAGAACCATGACGGTCCTGGCAGAGACTGACCCTGGTTTCAGGAAGACCAAGATACTAATGCAGAGGACTGTCTCACTCAGCCAG ATGCTGAAGGATgccaaggagaaggagagggctcGTCTCAGCTGCCAGCCAATCAGTGAGCCCACAGCTCACTACGGAATCCTGTTTGATGACTACCAGGGCCTATCACACCTAGAGGCTCTGGAGATACTGGCCAATGAGAGTGAGGCTAAG gTTCAgtcgttcctctcctccctggaagaggaggatcaggaggagagaaagaaagaactgATCGCCATCAAGGACATCTTCGTCAGCCAcacgggagaggaggaggagggagagggagaggagaagaaggagggagaggagaagaaggacagAGGTGATCTAAGTCCCCAGTGTTCTACTCCTCTGT CAGCTGATGGGGAGGAGTTTGTGAGTGTTCTGACTGAGTTGCTGTTTGAGCTTCACGTCGCTGCCACcccagacaaactgaacaag GCCAGGATGAGAGCGCATGATTGGGTGAGGGAGGTGGAGAAACCTGTCATCGTCACAGAAACCATCGGGGGGGCGacggaggaaagaggagaacctgaaacaagagagggagatgaagagaagaaagagggggaggagctaaaggagaagaaagaggaggaggagctaaaggagaagaaagagggggaggagctaaaggagaagaaagagggggaggagataaaggagaatgaggaagagagacaatCCAGGTCTGTAGAG gcagTGTACCTGTGTTCAGTGGGCTCCCTGGCGGAGGTGACAGCCCGCAGTATCGAACAGCTCCACAAGGTGGCAGAGTTGATCCTTCACGGACAGGACCTGGAGAAACCTGCCAGAGACCAGGCTCACATACTCACCAG GTTGACGTGTGCCATGTGTCGGGAGGTGGGTTGTCTTGCCAGGAAGTTCTCTGGTACTCTGCTCACCGTTGGG GTTCAGAGAAAAGCAGAAGAGTTGAACCCTTTGGTAGACAGTGTGCTGCTTGAG GGTTCTAACAGCACCACATACATCCAGAACGCCTTCCAGCTCCTCCTCCCGGTTCTCCAGATGTCACACATCCAGACCCAGAGCTCTAGAACCCGCACGGAACCACAGCCCTAA
- the fam114a1 gene encoding protein NOXP20 isoform X2: MNMSDSNPPIFPPAPLSDPSHTDANPPGEDTHTALPPPTPIPQPSLATEGSEGSEPANQMAGEDVTRDDRDEPPIDQSGDGGMQDQVTECGQLVSLEAETAAAEGEEEESLQVKGKGWGGWGSWGKSLLTSATSTVGNSLTSVKEKAGTLRLHRTSVGEEVREEGEEERKEGGEEEEDSCPQSALVTTPPPSRGVLSTITHAGKSVISGGLDALEFIGKRTMTVLAETDPGFRKTKILMQRTVSLSQMLKDAKEKERARLSCQPISEPTAHYGILFDDYQGLSHLEALEILANESEAKVQSFLSSLEEEDQEERKKELIAIKDIFVSHTGEEEEGEGEEKKEGEEKKDRGDLSPQCSTPLSDGEEFVSVLTELLFELHVAATPDKLNKARMRAHDWVREVEKPVIVTETIGGATEERGEPETREGDEEKKEGEELKEKKEEEELKEKKEGEELKEKKEGEEIKENEEERQSRSVEAVYLCSVGSLAEVTARSIEQLHKVAELILHGQDLEKPARDQAHILTRLTCAMCREVGCLARKFSGTLLTVGVQRKAEELNPLVDSVLLEGSNSTTYIQNAFQLLLPVLQMSHIQTQSSRTRTEPQP; encoded by the exons atgaaCATGTCTGACTCCAACCCTCCCATATTCCCCCCcgctcctctctctgacccctcccaCACCGACGCCAACCCCCCaggagaagacacacacacagctctcccgCCTCCCACACCCATCCCCCAGCCCTCGTTGGCCACTGAGGGTTCCGAGGGCTCTGAGCCAGCCAACCAGATGGCAGGAGAGGACGTGACCAGGGACGACAGAGATGAGCCTCCTATTGACCAATCAGGGGACGGCGGCATGCAGGATCAGGTGACTGAGTGTGGCCAATTGGTGAGCCTGGAGGCGGAGACCGCTGCTGCcgagggggaggaagag gagtctCTTCAGGTCAAGGGGAAAGGTTGGGGTGGATGGGGCTCCTGGGGGAAGTCTCTACTGACCAGTGCCACGTCTACTGTGG gtAACAGTCTAACTTCAGTAAAGGAGAAGGCCGGAACTCTGCGTCTTCACAGGACTTCAGTAGGAGAGGAGgtgcgagaggagggagaggaggagaggaaggagggaggagaggaagaggaggatagcTGTCCTCAGTCAGCCCTGGTCACTACTCCACCACCAAGCAGAGGAGTACTGTCTACCATCACACAcgct GGTAAATCAGTGATCAGTGGAGGTCTCGATGCCTTAGAGTTCATCGGTAAGAGAACCATGACGGTCCTGGCAGAGACTGACCCTGGTTTCAGGAAGACCAAGATACTAATGCAGAGGACTGTCTCACTCAGCCAG ATGCTGAAGGATgccaaggagaaggagagggctcGTCTCAGCTGCCAGCCAATCAGTGAGCCCACAGCTCACTACGGAATCCTGTTTGATGACTACCAGGGCCTATCACACCTAGAGGCTCTGGAGATACTGGCCAATGAGAGTGAGGCTAAG gTTCAgtcgttcctctcctccctggaagaggaggatcaggaggagagaaagaaagaactgATCGCCATCAAGGACATCTTCGTCAGCCAcacgggagaggaggaggagggagagggagaggagaagaaggagggagaggagaagaaggacagAGGTGATCTAAGTCCCCAGTGTTCTACTCCTCTGT CTGATGGGGAGGAGTTTGTGAGTGTTCTGACTGAGTTGCTGTTTGAGCTTCACGTCGCTGCCACcccagacaaactgaacaag GCCAGGATGAGAGCGCATGATTGGGTGAGGGAGGTGGAGAAACCTGTCATCGTCACAGAAACCATCGGGGGGGCGacggaggaaagaggagaacctgaaacaagagagggagatgaagagaagaaagagggggaggagctaaaggagaagaaagaggaggaggagctaaaggagaagaaagagggggaggagctaaaggagaagaaagagggggaggagataaaggagaatgaggaagagagacaatCCAGGTCTGTAGAG gcagTGTACCTGTGTTCAGTGGGCTCCCTGGCGGAGGTGACAGCCCGCAGTATCGAACAGCTCCACAAGGTGGCAGAGTTGATCCTTCACGGACAGGACCTGGAGAAACCTGCCAGAGACCAGGCTCACATACTCACCAG GTTGACGTGTGCCATGTGTCGGGAGGTGGGTTGTCTTGCCAGGAAGTTCTCTGGTACTCTGCTCACCGTTGGG GTTCAGAGAAAAGCAGAAGAGTTGAACCCTTTGGTAGACAGTGTGCTGCTTGAG GGTTCTAACAGCACCACATACATCCAGAACGCCTTCCAGCTCCTCCTCCCGGTTCTCCAGATGTCACACATCCAGACCCAGAGCTCTAGAACCCGCACGGAACCACAGCCCTAA
- the fam114a1 gene encoding protein NOXP20 isoform X4, translating into MNMSDSNPPIFPPAPLSDPSHTDANPPGEDTHTALPPPTPIPQPSLATEGSEGSEPANQMAGEDVTRDDRDEPPIDQSGDGGMQDQVTECGQLVSLEAETAAAEGEEEESLQVKGKGWGGWGSWGKSLLTSATSTVGNSLTSVKEKAGTLRLHRTSVGEEVREEGEEERKEGGEEEEDSCPQSALVTTPPPSRGVLSTITHAGKSVISGGLDALEFIGKRTMTVLAETDPGFRKTKILMQRTVSLSQMLKDAKEKERARLSCQPISEPTAHYGILFDDYQGLSHLEALEILANESEAKVQSFLSSLEEEDQEERKKELIAIKDIFVSHTGEEEEGEGEEKKEGEEKKDRADGEEFVSVLTELLFELHVAATPDKLNKARMRAHDWVREVEKPVIVTETIGGATEERGEPETREGDEEKKEGEELKEKKEEEELKEKKEGEELKEKKEGEEIKENEEERQSRSVEAVYLCSVGSLAEVTARSIEQLHKVAELILHGQDLEKPARDQAHILTRLTCAMCREVGCLARKFSGTLLTVGVQRKAEELNPLVDSVLLEGSNSTTYIQNAFQLLLPVLQMSHIQTQSSRTRTEPQP; encoded by the exons atgaaCATGTCTGACTCCAACCCTCCCATATTCCCCCCcgctcctctctctgacccctcccaCACCGACGCCAACCCCCCaggagaagacacacacacagctctcccgCCTCCCACACCCATCCCCCAGCCCTCGTTGGCCACTGAGGGTTCCGAGGGCTCTGAGCCAGCCAACCAGATGGCAGGAGAGGACGTGACCAGGGACGACAGAGATGAGCCTCCTATTGACCAATCAGGGGACGGCGGCATGCAGGATCAGGTGACTGAGTGTGGCCAATTGGTGAGCCTGGAGGCGGAGACCGCTGCTGCcgagggggaggaagag gagtctCTTCAGGTCAAGGGGAAAGGTTGGGGTGGATGGGGCTCCTGGGGGAAGTCTCTACTGACCAGTGCCACGTCTACTGTGG gtAACAGTCTAACTTCAGTAAAGGAGAAGGCCGGAACTCTGCGTCTTCACAGGACTTCAGTAGGAGAGGAGgtgcgagaggagggagaggaggagaggaaggagggaggagaggaagaggaggatagcTGTCCTCAGTCAGCCCTGGTCACTACTCCACCACCAAGCAGAGGAGTACTGTCTACCATCACACAcgct GGTAAATCAGTGATCAGTGGAGGTCTCGATGCCTTAGAGTTCATCGGTAAGAGAACCATGACGGTCCTGGCAGAGACTGACCCTGGTTTCAGGAAGACCAAGATACTAATGCAGAGGACTGTCTCACTCAGCCAG ATGCTGAAGGATgccaaggagaaggagagggctcGTCTCAGCTGCCAGCCAATCAGTGAGCCCACAGCTCACTACGGAATCCTGTTTGATGACTACCAGGGCCTATCACACCTAGAGGCTCTGGAGATACTGGCCAATGAGAGTGAGGCTAAG gTTCAgtcgttcctctcctccctggaagaggaggatcaggaggagagaaagaaagaactgATCGCCATCAAGGACATCTTCGTCAGCCAcacgggagaggaggaggagggagagggagaggagaagaaggagggagaggagaagaaggacagAG CTGATGGGGAGGAGTTTGTGAGTGTTCTGACTGAGTTGCTGTTTGAGCTTCACGTCGCTGCCACcccagacaaactgaacaag GCCAGGATGAGAGCGCATGATTGGGTGAGGGAGGTGGAGAAACCTGTCATCGTCACAGAAACCATCGGGGGGGCGacggaggaaagaggagaacctgaaacaagagagggagatgaagagaagaaagagggggaggagctaaaggagaagaaagaggaggaggagctaaaggagaagaaagagggggaggagctaaaggagaagaaagagggggaggagataaaggagaatgaggaagagagacaatCCAGGTCTGTAGAG gcagTGTACCTGTGTTCAGTGGGCTCCCTGGCGGAGGTGACAGCCCGCAGTATCGAACAGCTCCACAAGGTGGCAGAGTTGATCCTTCACGGACAGGACCTGGAGAAACCTGCCAGAGACCAGGCTCACATACTCACCAG GTTGACGTGTGCCATGTGTCGGGAGGTGGGTTGTCTTGCCAGGAAGTTCTCTGGTACTCTGCTCACCGTTGGG GTTCAGAGAAAAGCAGAAGAGTTGAACCCTTTGGTAGACAGTGTGCTGCTTGAG GGTTCTAACAGCACCACATACATCCAGAACGCCTTCCAGCTCCTCCTCCCGGTTCTCCAGATGTCACACATCCAGACCCAGAGCTCTAGAACCCGCACGGAACCACAGCCCTAA
- the fam114a1 gene encoding protein NOXP20 isoform X3 — protein MNMSDSNPPIFPPAPLSDPSHTDANPPGEDTHTALPPPTPIPQPSLATEGSEGSEPANQMAGEDVTRDDRDEPPIDQSGDGGMQDQVTECGQLVSLEAETAAAEGEEEESLQVKGKGWGGWGSWGKSLLTSATSTVGNSLTSVKEKAGTLRLHRTSVGEEVREEGEEERKEGGEEEEDSCPQSALVTTPPPSRGVLSTITHAGKSVISGGLDALEFIGKRTMTVLAETDPGFRKTKILMQRTVSLSQMLKDAKEKERARLSCQPISEPTAHYGILFDDYQGLSHLEALEILANESEAKVQSFLSSLEEEDQEERKKELIAIKDIFVSHTGEEEEGEGEEKKEGEEKKDRAADGEEFVSVLTELLFELHVAATPDKLNKARMRAHDWVREVEKPVIVTETIGGATEERGEPETREGDEEKKEGEELKEKKEEEELKEKKEGEELKEKKEGEEIKENEEERQSRSVEAVYLCSVGSLAEVTARSIEQLHKVAELILHGQDLEKPARDQAHILTRLTCAMCREVGCLARKFSGTLLTVGVQRKAEELNPLVDSVLLEGSNSTTYIQNAFQLLLPVLQMSHIQTQSSRTRTEPQP, from the exons atgaaCATGTCTGACTCCAACCCTCCCATATTCCCCCCcgctcctctctctgacccctcccaCACCGACGCCAACCCCCCaggagaagacacacacacagctctcccgCCTCCCACACCCATCCCCCAGCCCTCGTTGGCCACTGAGGGTTCCGAGGGCTCTGAGCCAGCCAACCAGATGGCAGGAGAGGACGTGACCAGGGACGACAGAGATGAGCCTCCTATTGACCAATCAGGGGACGGCGGCATGCAGGATCAGGTGACTGAGTGTGGCCAATTGGTGAGCCTGGAGGCGGAGACCGCTGCTGCcgagggggaggaagag gagtctCTTCAGGTCAAGGGGAAAGGTTGGGGTGGATGGGGCTCCTGGGGGAAGTCTCTACTGACCAGTGCCACGTCTACTGTGG gtAACAGTCTAACTTCAGTAAAGGAGAAGGCCGGAACTCTGCGTCTTCACAGGACTTCAGTAGGAGAGGAGgtgcgagaggagggagaggaggagaggaaggagggaggagaggaagaggaggatagcTGTCCTCAGTCAGCCCTGGTCACTACTCCACCACCAAGCAGAGGAGTACTGTCTACCATCACACAcgct GGTAAATCAGTGATCAGTGGAGGTCTCGATGCCTTAGAGTTCATCGGTAAGAGAACCATGACGGTCCTGGCAGAGACTGACCCTGGTTTCAGGAAGACCAAGATACTAATGCAGAGGACTGTCTCACTCAGCCAG ATGCTGAAGGATgccaaggagaaggagagggctcGTCTCAGCTGCCAGCCAATCAGTGAGCCCACAGCTCACTACGGAATCCTGTTTGATGACTACCAGGGCCTATCACACCTAGAGGCTCTGGAGATACTGGCCAATGAGAGTGAGGCTAAG gTTCAgtcgttcctctcctccctggaagaggaggatcaggaggagagaaagaaagaactgATCGCCATCAAGGACATCTTCGTCAGCCAcacgggagaggaggaggagggagagggagaggagaagaaggagggagaggagaagaaggacagAG CAGCTGATGGGGAGGAGTTTGTGAGTGTTCTGACTGAGTTGCTGTTTGAGCTTCACGTCGCTGCCACcccagacaaactgaacaag GCCAGGATGAGAGCGCATGATTGGGTGAGGGAGGTGGAGAAACCTGTCATCGTCACAGAAACCATCGGGGGGGCGacggaggaaagaggagaacctgaaacaagagagggagatgaagagaagaaagagggggaggagctaaaggagaagaaagaggaggaggagctaaaggagaagaaagagggggaggagctaaaggagaagaaagagggggaggagataaaggagaatgaggaagagagacaatCCAGGTCTGTAGAG gcagTGTACCTGTGTTCAGTGGGCTCCCTGGCGGAGGTGACAGCCCGCAGTATCGAACAGCTCCACAAGGTGGCAGAGTTGATCCTTCACGGACAGGACCTGGAGAAACCTGCCAGAGACCAGGCTCACATACTCACCAG GTTGACGTGTGCCATGTGTCGGGAGGTGGGTTGTCTTGCCAGGAAGTTCTCTGGTACTCTGCTCACCGTTGGG GTTCAGAGAAAAGCAGAAGAGTTGAACCCTTTGGTAGACAGTGTGCTGCTTGAG GGTTCTAACAGCACCACATACATCCAGAACGCCTTCCAGCTCCTCCTCCCGGTTCTCCAGATGTCACACATCCAGACCCAGAGCTCTAGAACCCGCACGGAACCACAGCCCTAA
- the fam114a1 gene encoding protein NOXP20 isoform X1 encodes MNMSDSNPPIFPPAPLSDPSHTDANPPGEDTHTALPPPTPIPQPSLATEGSEGSEPANQMAGEDVTRDDRDEPPIDQSGDGGMQDQVTECGQLVSLEAETAAAEGEEEESLQVKGKGWGGWGSWGKSLLTSATSTVGNSLTSVKEKAGTLRLHRTSVGEEVREEGEEERKEGGEEEEDSCPQSALVTTPPPSRGVLSTITHAGKSVISGGLDALEFIGKRTMTVLAETDPGFRKTKILMQRTVSLSQMLKDAKEKERARLSCQPISEPTAHYGILFDDYQGLSHLEALEILANESEAKVQSFLSSLEEEDQEERKKELIAIKDIFVSHTGEEEEGEGEEKKEGEEKKDRGDLSPQCSTPLSADGEEFVSVLTELLFELHVAATPDKLNKARMRAHDWVREVEKPVIVTETIGGATEERGEPETREGDEEKKEGEELKEKKEEEELKEKKEGEELKEKKEGEEIKENEEERQSRSVEAVYLCSVGSLAEVTARSIEQLHKVAELILHGQDLEKPARDQAHILTRLTCAMCREVGCLARKFSGTLLTVGVQRKAEELNPLVDSVLLEGSNSTTYIQNAFQLLLPVLQMSHIQTQSSRTRTEPQP; translated from the exons atgaaCATGTCTGACTCCAACCCTCCCATATTCCCCCCcgctcctctctctgacccctcccaCACCGACGCCAACCCCCCaggagaagacacacacacagctctcccgCCTCCCACACCCATCCCCCAGCCCTCGTTGGCCACTGAGGGTTCCGAGGGCTCTGAGCCAGCCAACCAGATGGCAGGAGAGGACGTGACCAGGGACGACAGAGATGAGCCTCCTATTGACCAATCAGGGGACGGCGGCATGCAGGATCAGGTGACTGAGTGTGGCCAATTGGTGAGCCTGGAGGCGGAGACCGCTGCTGCcgagggggaggaagag gagtctCTTCAGGTCAAGGGGAAAGGTTGGGGTGGATGGGGCTCCTGGGGGAAGTCTCTACTGACCAGTGCCACGTCTACTGTGG gtAACAGTCTAACTTCAGTAAAGGAGAAGGCCGGAACTCTGCGTCTTCACAGGACTTCAGTAGGAGAGGAGgtgcgagaggagggagaggaggagaggaaggagggaggagaggaagaggaggatagcTGTCCTCAGTCAGCCCTGGTCACTACTCCACCACCAAGCAGAGGAGTACTGTCTACCATCACACAcgct GGTAAATCAGTGATCAGTGGAGGTCTCGATGCCTTAGAGTTCATCGGTAAGAGAACCATGACGGTCCTGGCAGAGACTGACCCTGGTTTCAGGAAGACCAAGATACTAATGCAGAGGACTGTCTCACTCAGCCAG ATGCTGAAGGATgccaaggagaaggagagggctcGTCTCAGCTGCCAGCCAATCAGTGAGCCCACAGCTCACTACGGAATCCTGTTTGATGACTACCAGGGCCTATCACACCTAGAGGCTCTGGAGATACTGGCCAATGAGAGTGAGGCTAAG gTTCAgtcgttcctctcctccctggaagaggaggatcaggaggagagaaagaaagaactgATCGCCATCAAGGACATCTTCGTCAGCCAcacgggagaggaggaggagggagagggagaggagaagaaggagggagaggagaagaaggacagAGGTGATCTAAGTCCCCAGTGTTCTACTCCTCTGT CAGCTGATGGGGAGGAGTTTGTGAGTGTTCTGACTGAGTTGCTGTTTGAGCTTCACGTCGCTGCCACcccagacaaactgaacaag GCCAGGATGAGAGCGCATGATTGGGTGAGGGAGGTGGAGAAACCTGTCATCGTCACAGAAACCATCGGGGGGGCGacggaggaaagaggagaacctgaaacaagagagggagatgaagagaagaaagagggggaggagctaaaggagaagaaagaggaggaggagctaaaggagaagaaagagggggaggagctaaaggagaagaaagagggggaggagataaaggagaatgaggaagagagacaatCCAGGTCTGTAGAG gcagTGTACCTGTGTTCAGTGGGCTCCCTGGCGGAGGTGACAGCCCGCAGTATCGAACAGCTCCACAAGGTGGCAGAGTTGATCCTTCACGGACAGGACCTGGAGAAACCTGCCAGAGACCAGGCTCACATACTCACCAG GTTGACGTGTGCCATGTGTCGGGAGGTGGGTTGTCTTGCCAGGAAGTTCTCTGGTACTCTGCTCACCGTTGGG GTTCAGAGAAAAGCAGAAGAGTTGAACCCTTTGGTAGACAGTGTGCTGCTTGAG GGTTCTAACAGCACCACATACATCCAGAACGCCTTCCAGCTCCTCCTCCCGGTTCTCCAGATGTCACACATCCAGACCCAGAGCTCTAGAACCCGCACGGAACCACAGCCCTAA
- the klf3 gene encoding Krueppel-like factor 3 isoform X1: MMVYDFPLKTDMETVRMESLYQSYPSVVNSVIFTPHPYHPTQYAHTHTFSPSHTLTHAQSANPTSNTQLEPVDLSVSKRPSPSSSSSSPSSCSSTSSPYSRSSPQPSSLHYPVLLGSGPGVVQGSGVMLSQVMLQPLSILYPSSPLHLPQPIAVNRTVAGDDHHHHHHHHHHRPAESSQHQTASSMKSELRGDAHHKLIKTEHAHDSYNQEMTSSVISAPQAYSDNNPSVIVHSGGNHPLPIESPDSMKKRRIHRCDFNSCNKVYTKSSHLKAHRRTHTGEKPYKCMWEGCTWKFARSDELTRHFRKHTGVKPFQCPDCERSFSRSDHLALHKKRHLLV; this comes from the exons tctctctatcagtcttaTCCCTCGGTAGTGAACAGCGTTATAttcacccctcacccctaccacCCCACacaatacgcacacacacacaccttctccccctcacacacactcacacacgcccAGTCCGCCAACCCCACCTCAAATACACAACTCGAACCAGTCGACTTGTCGGTCAGCAAAcgaccttctccctcctcctcctcctcctccccttcctcctgttCCTCCACTTCCTCCCCGTACAGTCGTtcctccccccagccctcctccctccattaccCCGTGTTGTTAGGCTCCGGCCCCGGGGTCGTCCAGGGTTCAGGGGTCATGCTGTCCCAGGTCATGCTGCAACCCTTGtccatcctctacccctcctccccgcTGCACCTGCCTCAGCCAATCGCGGTCAACCGCACCGTCGCTGGCGAcgaccaccatcatcatcatcatcatcaccaccacaggCCGGCAGAAAGCTCACAACATCAGACAG CATCCTCCATGAAGTCAGAGCTCAGAGGCGACGCACACCACAAGCTAATCAAAACAGAGCATGCCCACGACTCATACAACCAGGAAATGACCTCATCGGTCATCAGCGCGCCACAGGCCTATAGCGA taaCAACCCGTCTGTGATCGTCCATTCTGGGGGTAATCACCCGTTGCCAATCGAGTCTCCGGACTCGATGAAGAAGAGACGAATCCACCGTTGTGATTTCAACAGCTGCAACAAAGTCTACACCAAGAGCTCTCATCTGAAGGCACATCGccgcacacacacag GAGAGAAGCCCTATAAGTGCATGTGGGAGGGGTGCACGTGGAAGTTCGCCCGTTCGGACGAACTGACTCGTCACTTCCGTAAACACACGGGCGTCAAACCGTTCCAGTGTCCCGACTGTGAACGCAGCTTCTCCCGATCCGACCACCTGGCTCTACATAAGAAACGGCATCTGCTGGTCTGA
- the klf3 gene encoding Krueppel-like factor 3 isoform X2, translated as MMVYDFPLKTDMETSLYQSYPSVVNSVIFTPHPYHPTQYAHTHTFSPSHTLTHAQSANPTSNTQLEPVDLSVSKRPSPSSSSSSPSSCSSTSSPYSRSSPQPSSLHYPVLLGSGPGVVQGSGVMLSQVMLQPLSILYPSSPLHLPQPIAVNRTVAGDDHHHHHHHHHHRPAESSQHQTASSMKSELRGDAHHKLIKTEHAHDSYNQEMTSSVISAPQAYSDNNPSVIVHSGGNHPLPIESPDSMKKRRIHRCDFNSCNKVYTKSSHLKAHRRTHTGEKPYKCMWEGCTWKFARSDELTRHFRKHTGVKPFQCPDCERSFSRSDHLALHKKRHLLV; from the exons tctctctatcagtcttaTCCCTCGGTAGTGAACAGCGTTATAttcacccctcacccctaccacCCCACacaatacgcacacacacacaccttctccccctcacacacactcacacacgcccAGTCCGCCAACCCCACCTCAAATACACAACTCGAACCAGTCGACTTGTCGGTCAGCAAAcgaccttctccctcctcctcctcctcctccccttcctcctgttCCTCCACTTCCTCCCCGTACAGTCGTtcctccccccagccctcctccctccattaccCCGTGTTGTTAGGCTCCGGCCCCGGGGTCGTCCAGGGTTCAGGGGTCATGCTGTCCCAGGTCATGCTGCAACCCTTGtccatcctctacccctcctccccgcTGCACCTGCCTCAGCCAATCGCGGTCAACCGCACCGTCGCTGGCGAcgaccaccatcatcatcatcatcatcaccaccacaggCCGGCAGAAAGCTCACAACATCAGACAG CATCCTCCATGAAGTCAGAGCTCAGAGGCGACGCACACCACAAGCTAATCAAAACAGAGCATGCCCACGACTCATACAACCAGGAAATGACCTCATCGGTCATCAGCGCGCCACAGGCCTATAGCGA taaCAACCCGTCTGTGATCGTCCATTCTGGGGGTAATCACCCGTTGCCAATCGAGTCTCCGGACTCGATGAAGAAGAGACGAATCCACCGTTGTGATTTCAACAGCTGCAACAAAGTCTACACCAAGAGCTCTCATCTGAAGGCACATCGccgcacacacacag GAGAGAAGCCCTATAAGTGCATGTGGGAGGGGTGCACGTGGAAGTTCGCCCGTTCGGACGAACTGACTCGTCACTTCCGTAAACACACGGGCGTCAAACCGTTCCAGTGTCCCGACTGTGAACGCAGCTTCTCCCGATCCGACCACCTGGCTCTACATAAGAAACGGCATCTGCTGGTCTGA